One Falco naumanni isolate bFalNau1 chromosome 15, bFalNau1.pat, whole genome shotgun sequence DNA segment encodes these proteins:
- the ENKD1 gene encoding enkurin domain-containing protein 1, whose protein sequence is MCEGPSRISGPIPPDPTLFPNYYKRPFSARGRLEGNAQKLDFTTSPLDPVPIPYPALGNACQVQPAPRIRPSGKDFLEKGQQGTLSLLLQLEGVSLDGGLPVKRKESKDHEKVNMRRIKEIQKKCKEKERAREHGQPKPVKALWKSQKYENVESKVKAKLQESSPPPNPEAQKFLKAYSRCGPGIKPCRSLSPGPARTKAGADAEAPEALGAETKIQVEGKSIDFIKHNACNAKRALLRRSQSLQALAKLLEQKHQEQEEYNAKQKGHIPQYLLERKELWRRQMEEQLRNLPNPDTPPGHTKMPESQRLETLSDLKQSQEQLIKDLVMLPMCTDTLRMQKRRVELERKLSQIEEAIKIFSRPKVFIKLDS, encoded by the exons ATGTGTGAGGGGCCATCCAGGATTTCTGGGCCAATTCCTCCAGACCCTACGCTCTTTCCAAACTATTACAAACGCCCCTTCTCAG CTCGAGGGAGGTTGGAAGGGAATGCTCAGAAGCTGGATTTTACCACTAGCCCCCTGGACCCAGTTCCCATCCCATACCCAGCTTTGGGCAATGCCTGCCAGGTTCAGCCAGCCCCTCGCATTCGCCCCAGTGGGAAGGACTTCCTGGAGAAGGGACAGCAAGGGACGCTCAGTCTCTTACTGCAGCTTGAAGGGGTCTCCCTTGATGGGGGGCTGCCAGTCAAGA GGAAAGAGTCCAAGGACCATGAGAAGGTAAATATGAGGCGAATAAAGGAGATTCAGAAGAAGTGCAAAGAGAAGGAGCGAGCCCGAGAGCATGGCCAGCCCAAGCCTGTGAAAGCTCTGTGGAAGTcccagaaatatgaaaatgtggAGTCAAAGGTGAAGGCCAAACTGCAG GAGAGCTCCCCACCTCCAAATCCAGAAGCTCAGAAATTCCTAAAAGCATATTCTCGCTGTGGCCCTGGGATCAAGCCATGCAGATCACTCTCCCCAGGGCCTGCCAGAACGAAAGCAGGAGCAGATGCAGAGGCTCCAGAGGCACTGGGTGCTGAAACCAAG atCCAGGTGGAGGGCAAGAGCATTGACTTCATTAAGCACAACGCCTGCAACGCCAAGCGGGCCCTGCTGCGGCGCTCCCAGTCCCTGCAGGCGCTGGCCAAGCTGTTGGAACAGAAGcaccaggagcaggaggagtaCAACGCCAAGCAAAAGGGCCACATCCCCCAGTA CCTGCTGGAGAGGAAGGAGCTGTGGCGCAGGCAGATGGAGGAGCAGCTGCGAAACCTGCCAAATCCTGACACGCCACCTGGTCATACCAAGATGCCAGAGAGCCAGCGGCTGGAGACCCTCAGCGATCTGAAGCAga GCCAGGAGCAGCTGATAAAGGACCTGGTGATGCTGCCAATGTGCACAGACACCCTCAGAATGCAGAAGAGGCGGGTAGAGCTGGAGAGGAAGCTCTCCCAGATAGAAGAGGCCATCAAAATTTTCTCGAGGCCCAAGGTCTTCATCAAGCTGGACTCCTGA